The Deinococcus malanensis DNA window GAAAGAGTTCTTCGGCGTGCTGGAAGATGAAGCGGACCTCGCCGTGCAGGTGCTCCTGGTCTGCCGAGAGCGCCTGCGCGGCGCCGAGCAGCATGGCCGTGTGACCGTCGTGCCCGCAGGCATGCATCACGCCGGGACTTTGCGAGGCGAATTCGAAGGTGTTCTCCTCGTGGATGGGCAGGGCGTCCATGTCGGCGCGCAGCAGCACGGTGCGGCCTGGCCCGGCTTTGCCCAGGAGCACCGCCAGAACGCTGGTTGCCGTGGGACGGGTGACGGTCAGGTTCGGCATCTCCCGCAGCCGCGCCTCCACAAACGCGGCTGTCCGGTGCTCCTGAAAGGCCAGTTCAGGATGCTGGTGCAGGTGACGGCGCCAGGCAATCACCTGTTCGCGCCGGGCGGCCCGCTCCGCGGAGAGGGTCCCGGTCATGCGCGCCTCACTTCTTCCCCTGGATGGTGATGTCCTCGAAGGGCGTGATGAGCGAGGGGCTGGGCACCCAGCCTTTCACGTAGGTGCGGGCGGCCGCCAGCGGACGCGAGTGGACGATGGGAAGGCGGACGTTCGCGTCATAGGTGATCTGATGAATCTGGGCGTACGCTCTGGCCTGTGCAGCGCGGTTGCTGCTGGCAGCGGCGGTTCGCATCAGCTGGTGAATCCTGGGATTCCCGTAGTTGCTGTCCGCGGAGGACTCTTCGCCGTAGTAGACGTTGTAGAAGTTGTACGGGCTGGCGTACGGCCCCGTCCAGCCGATCATGTACATATCAAAGCCAGGCTTCTTGTTGCGGTCTTCCAGGTACTTGGCCCAGTCCTCGGTCTTCAGATTGGTCTTGATGCCGATGACCCCCAGGTCGGCGGCCATCGCCTCGGCAATCGGTTTGGGGGTGGGGAAGTAGGGGCGGCTGACCGGCATGTACCACAGGTCCAGCGTGAAGCCGTTCGGGTACCCGGCTTCGGCCAGCAACTTCCTGGCGGCAGCCGGATCGTACTTGTAGTCCGCAGGGACGCTCTTGCTGTTGGCCCAGCTGAGTGAGGGCGGCAGGAAACTGGCGTCCGTGACTCCCAGACCGTTCCAGAAGGCGTCCACGATGGCTTTCTTGTTGATCGCCATGCTGATGGCCTGCCGCACCTTGTCGTTCTTCAGGTACTGGTTCCCCAGGTTCAGACTCAAGAAACCCACGTTGAAGGAGGGAATGATGACCGGAGTGAGGTTCTTGTCGGCTCTCACCGCGCTGAGCTGCTCGGGGTTGAGGTCGGTGGTGAAGTCGATGGTTCCGGCCTTGAGTTCGTTCAGACGGGCGCTGGGGTCCTTCAAGAAGCGCAGCAGCAACTGGTCATAAGCGGCTTTCTTGCCCCAATGTCCCTGGTTGGGGACCAGTGAGATGCGGTCGCCTGTCTTCCACGACTGCATGATGAACGGCCCGGTCCCGACCGGGAGGGCGGCCGGCGTCCCATACTTCGCTCCGGCCTTCTTGACGGCGGCTGGGCTGGCAATGCCAAAGAAGGGCGTGGCGAGCGCCTCCGGGAAGGGAGCGAACGAGCGGTTCAGGGTAAAGACGACCTTGTTCGGTCCGTCGGCGCGCACGTTCTTGAGCAGGCTGTTTTTCTCGGCCTTGAAGCCCCCGAAGATGAACTGCCATGACGTGAACGTCTTGGTCTGCTCCTTAGCGCCCGCGTCTGCCGCCTGGTCCCACCAGCGGTTCACGTTGAACACCACGGCGTCCGCATTGAACGGGGTACCGTCGGAGAACTTCACGTTGGGGCGGAGCGTGAAGGTCCACTCGGTGGCGTCCTTGTTCGGTTTCCAGCTGGTGGCCAGACCCGGCGCAATGGTCGTGGTTCCCTTCCTGAACCGGACCAGCATGTCGTACACGAGCGACTGCGCCAGTGACGAGTTCCCGTCGGTGATGGTGCCAGAGTCGAGGGAGACGGGCTCACCGCCCGCGCCGAACACCAGGGTGGCGGCCTGCGCAGAGCTGGGAATCAGGGCGAGGGTCAGGCCAGTGAACAGCAGCTGCTTCAACATAGCGGTCTCCGGAATGCTGGGGAATCACGGTGTGACGTGTCGACGGCGCGCATGGAGAGAATGACGTCCCGGTCGGCAGGACCCGCCGGGGATCAGGAATACCTGCGTTCACCTGCGTTGTGATCGCATCACGCAGGTCGACGAGATATCTGATGGAAGCTTCTCAAGGAGTATAACTCACTGCATATTTGAATGGCTGGGTCGGGGCTGAATGGTGCTGCTGGATCATGGGGCCGGTCAGGCGATCTGGAATGGAGCAAGTCGTTGGCGCCGAGGGCCTACCCGGCCCGGAAGTGTTCCACTTCGCGCTTTTACGGAACTCAGGTACGGCAGGCGCGTAACGGCTCCCCGCTCTAAAGAGCGGGGACCACACTGGTGCGGCACCCTTCCTTCAGCCCTCGAGCCAGGCGCGTACGGTTCTGGTCAGGAAGGTCAGTTCCTCCGGCAGACCCGCCGGGCTCCCGGCCCGGTGACCCCAGAGGCTCGGGATCGGCCGCAACTCCCCGGCGCGCAGATGAGGCAACTCCGCGGCATTGTCGGCCACCCGGAAATACAGGTCGGTCTCGCTGGGCATCAGGAGCACCCGCGCCTGGATGGCCGCCAGCGCCCGGCTGAGGTCCCCGCCGTACAGGTCGTTGACACTGATGTCGCCGTGCACCCAGCTCAAGGCCTGGGCATACAGGTTGGCCGCCCGACACGCAGCGAATCCTCCCTCCCAGCCCGAGCGCAGGTACGTTTCCAGATCAGGAAAGCCCAGGGCGGTACGGAACAATTCCGCGCGGTAGAAGTCCTGGCTTAATCCCCACCCGGCATAGATGTGCGCGAACGCCCGCAAGGCTGCCTTGGGCTCGGCAGCAAAGCGTCCGCCGCCGAGGTGCTCCGGCGCGGCCTCCAGCGTCCTGAGCAGCCCGGAGAGGAACACGCGGTTGTGCAGGGCCGTGCGCGCACTGCCGCAGACCACGATGGCGCGCTCCACCCGCTCAGGGAACAGCGCCGCCCAGTGGTACGCCTGCATTGCCCCCATCGAGAAACCATAGACCGCGGCGACCCGCTCGATTTCGAAGACTTCGTGGAGCAGCCGGGATTGCGCGAGCACGTTATCCCTCAGTGTGACGAGTTCAGGGTAACCGGGAGTTTCAGCCGCACCCGACGACAGCCCGTTGGAGAACATGTCGGGAATAACGATGAACCACCGCTCCGGGTCCAGCACGCCGTCCGGGCCGATCAACCAGTTCTGGCCGGCATGGGTGGCGGTGTAGCTGCAGGGGTAGACGATGACGTTGTCCCGGGCGGCGTTCAGGGTGCCGTGGGTCTGCCAGGCCAGCCGGGCCTGCGGGATAAGGCCGCCGCGCTCGACCGGGAGGTCACCCAGTTCGAACACGCCCTCCTGGACGGGCCAGGAGGTCATGCTGCGCTCGCAGTGGTCGACGGGAAGGGACGCTGATCCTGGTTGGCCCGTGGCATGACATCACCTTACGCCGCGGATGGCTTCTTTGTGCGTGCGCGGCCTGCCTGGTGTATCGCGGGGCGGACTTGGAAGCCCAGGCAATCGACTTTCTGCCTGAGCTGCTCGTGCGCATGAGCAAACTCAACCTAGACCTGTTCAGGCCACGCTATCTACGCAGTCAGGACCACCCAGCCTAAGGAGGCAACTGTGACACTTCATGCAAGCTGGACAGCCGTAAAAACCGAAGTGGCCCATCACATTCCAGAAGCTGTCGCATTACTGCGGCCGGGGTGTGAGCCACCGAACCTGATTCAGGCTGAGGCCTTGATC harbors:
- a CDS encoding ABC transporter substrate-binding protein produces the protein MLKQLLFTGLTLALIPSSAQAATLVFGAGGEPVSLDSGTITDGNSSLAQSLVYDMLVRFRKGTTTIAPGLATSWKPNKDATEWTFTLRPNVKFSDGTPFNADAVVFNVNRWWDQAADAGAKEQTKTFTSWQFIFGGFKAEKNSLLKNVRADGPNKVVFTLNRSFAPFPEALATPFFGIASPAAVKKAGAKYGTPAALPVGTGPFIMQSWKTGDRISLVPNQGHWGKKAAYDQLLLRFLKDPSARLNELKAGTIDFTTDLNPEQLSAVRADKNLTPVIIPSFNVGFLSLNLGNQYLKNDKVRQAISMAINKKAIVDAFWNGLGVTDASFLPPSLSWANSKSVPADYKYDPAAARKLLAEAGYPNGFTLDLWYMPVSRPYFPTPKPIAEAMAADLGVIGIKTNLKTEDWAKYLEDRNKKPGFDMYMIGWTGPYASPYNFYNVYYGEESSADSNYGNPRIHQLMRTAAASSNRAAQARAYAQIHQITYDANVRLPIVHSRPLAAARTYVKGWVPSPSLITPFEDITIQGKK
- a CDS encoding alpha/beta fold hydrolase; the protein is MTSWPVQEGVFELGDLPVERGGLIPQARLAWQTHGTLNAARDNVIVYPCSYTATHAGQNWLIGPDGVLDPERWFIVIPDMFSNGLSSGAAETPGYPELVTLRDNVLAQSRLLHEVFEIERVAAVYGFSMGAMQAYHWAALFPERVERAIVVCGSARTALHNRVFLSGLLRTLEAAPEHLGGGRFAAEPKAALRAFAHIYAGWGLSQDFYRAELFRTALGFPDLETYLRSGWEGGFAACRAANLYAQALSWVHGDISVNDLYGGDLSRALAAIQARVLLMPSETDLYFRVADNAAELPHLRAGELRPIPSLWGHRAGSPAGLPEELTFLTRTVRAWLEG